The Paenibacillus sp. RC334 nucleotide sequence GGTGTGTACGTGCAGCAAGCGATTGCAATATTGGATTCCGGTGTAGGAGGTTTGACGGTAGTTAAAGAAGTCATGCGTCAGCTTCCACGGGAAAAAATCATTTATTTTGGAGACACTGCGCGCACCCCGTATGGACCCCGGCCATCGGAAGAGGTTAAGAAATTTACAGAGCAAATGGTTGATTTTCTGATTCAATTTGATCCGAAAGTCATTATTATTGCCTGCAACACGGCAACAGCCGCGGCATTGGATTATATTAGCCAAAAGGTATCCATTCCGGTGATCGGAGTCATCCACCCTGGGGCACGTGCTGCAATCAGCGCAACAGCCACCGGGCATGTCGGGGTGATTGGGACTGTCGGTACGATTCGAAGCGGAGCCTATACGGCTGCGCTGAAGCAACTATCCCCCTATGTAGACGTGTTGAGTCATGCCTGCCCTGCTCTCGTTCCTTTGGTGGAACAGGGACTGTTCCGCTCAGACACAACATCAGAGGTCGTAGAGGAGTCGTTGAAGCCGATTCAAGCGTACCCGATTGATTGTTTGATTCTCGGTTGTACGCATTATCCTTTTTTGAAGGAAACGATTCAGGAAGTGATGGGCCCTAACGTGAAGCTGATTAGTTCAGCAGACGAAACGGCTCGTGAGACGAGTACGATTTTGTATAACAAGGGCAAGTTAGAGGCCGGGGATGAAACCCCTGTGCATCAGCTTTTTTGTTCCGGTGATCCGGAAATGTTCCAGAGCATTGCCGCACAGTGGCTTGGGGAGCAAATTCGTCAAACGCCTGTTGTTTGGCAGGTTACCAATCTGGATTGATGAGGCAGCCGATTTTTTTGTCATTGGACAAAAGAATCGGCTGTTTTGGTATTCGTTACATCAAGACACGCCGCGTCTGCATAACATGCAGTAAGACAGATGGAAGGGGCGTAGAAGATGAGGGAATATATCGTACAAAAAGGAGATACTTTGCACCGGGTCGCCTCGGCTTTTAAATTATCGGCAGATACATTGATGGCAGACAATCCGTGGACTGCCGCGCAACCCTATCTGATTTGTGGTCAAGTGCTGTACATTCGTCCGTCAATGGATCGTAAATACGTTATTCAGGCCGCTGAGCATGCCAGACAGATTGCCAAGCAGTTTGGTATGGAGCTTGATGAGCTGCGGCAGGTCAATCCCGAACTTGCGGAGCATGATTTTGTGGAAGGAAAAACCATTATTATACCTGAAAACCATCAGAATCAGATTGTACGTTTGCGTGGAGAGTATGGATACGAGGACTTGAGAGAAGATCTTGCGGCCCTGGCTCAAAGGTATCCGTTTATTGAAGTGGGCAGCATCGGCACCAGTGTCATGGGGAAGGATATCCCCTATGTACGCATTGGACGGGGCCCGCTGAAAATTCACGTCAACGCCTCTGTACATGCCAATGAATGGCTGACGACACCATGTTTGCTGCGTTTTGTAGAGCGATATGCGCAAGGAGTCGACAGTACGAATGGAAATAAAGGTGGGGAGCATCATGATGAGCGTGAGGATCAAGGCGAGGCTCCTCTATGGATATATGGAGTTTCTCCACAAACCTGGCTATACCGCACTTCTTTATGGGTAGTGCCCATGGTCAATCCAGATGGGGTGGAACTGGTTCAACAAGGTGTCCTTCCGTCTCATCCCCTGTACCATGACTTAAGAAAGTGGAATGAAGGCCGTGCTGATTATCGTGGATGGAAGGCTAACATTCGCGGTGTGGACCTTAACGATCAGTTTCCGGCGTATTGGGAGGAAGAGGTACGTAGACGCGGTAAAACAAGCCCGTCCAGAAGGGATTATGCGGGTCCTGCGCCTTTGTCTGAGCCGGAGGCTAAAGCGCTTGTCGATCTGACGGAGCGGGAACAGTTTGATATGGTGTTGTCCATACACAGTCAGGGACAGGAAATCTATTGGAATTACCGGGATTTGGAGCCAAAGGAGAGTCGGGATTGGGCATCACGGCTGGCGGCTGCAACAGGATACCGGGCGGTAAAGCTGGGGGGCAGTGATGCGGGATATAAGGACTGGTTTATACAGCGGTTTGGAAAACCGGGTTTTACCGTTGAAGTCGGGCTGGGTGTAAATCCGCTGCCTATGCGTGATTATGACGATATTGCGGCAGAGGTGGGCATGTTAATGGCAACGGTGCTTTCATGGTAAAGGGGTTAGCCTGAAACTCCATGGTTTATCAGCA carries:
- the racE gene encoding glutamate racemase, encoding MQQAIAILDSGVGGLTVVKEVMRQLPREKIIYFGDTARTPYGPRPSEEVKKFTEQMVDFLIQFDPKVIIIACNTATAAALDYISQKVSIPVIGVIHPGARAAISATATGHVGVIGTVGTIRSGAYTAALKQLSPYVDVLSHACPALVPLVEQGLFRSDTTSEVVEESLKPIQAYPIDCLILGCTHYPFLKETIQEVMGPNVKLISSADETARETSTILYNKGKLEAGDETPVHQLFCSGDPEMFQSIAAQWLGEQIRQTPVVWQVTNLD
- a CDS encoding M14 family metallopeptidase — encoded protein: MREYIVQKGDTLHRVASAFKLSADTLMADNPWTAAQPYLICGQVLYIRPSMDRKYVIQAAEHARQIAKQFGMELDELRQVNPELAEHDFVEGKTIIIPENHQNQIVRLRGEYGYEDLREDLAALAQRYPFIEVGSIGTSVMGKDIPYVRIGRGPLKIHVNASVHANEWLTTPCLLRFVERYAQGVDSTNGNKGGEHHDEREDQGEAPLWIYGVSPQTWLYRTSLWVVPMVNPDGVELVQQGVLPSHPLYHDLRKWNEGRADYRGWKANIRGVDLNDQFPAYWEEEVRRRGKTSPSRRDYAGPAPLSEPEAKALVDLTEREQFDMVLSIHSQGQEIYWNYRDLEPKESRDWASRLAAATGYRAVKLGGSDAGYKDWFIQRFGKPGFTVEVGLGVNPLPMRDYDDIAAEVGMLMATVLSW